One region of Flavobacterium sp. KACC 22763 genomic DNA includes:
- a CDS encoding polyprenyl synthetase family protein has product MHDISQYQDFFINYLQSQNIHKEPKNLYEPIEYILGLGGKRIRPVLTLMAAEVFDTDYSIALPAAMAVEVFHNFSLVHDDIMDDAPLRRGQITVHEKWDLNTGILSGDAMLILAYQYFEQYEPVVFRNLAKLFSKTALEVCEGQQWDVDFETRKDVTIPQYLKMIEYKTAVLVAAAMKMGAIVAKTSEKEADLIYDFGLNLGLAFQLQDDYLDAFGDPETFGKQVGGDIIENKKTYLYLKALEFSTEDKASELEKLFTLQLEDNSEKIETAKTIFNESGASRATQEAIEMYTLKAFETLEKMDINSEKKDILRTFGENLMGRKV; this is encoded by the coding sequence ATGCACGATATAAGTCAGTACCAAGATTTTTTCATCAATTATCTACAGAGTCAAAACATACATAAAGAACCCAAAAATCTTTACGAACCTATTGAATACATTTTAGGACTTGGAGGAAAACGCATCCGTCCAGTTTTAACTTTAATGGCTGCAGAGGTTTTTGATACTGATTATTCAATTGCACTTCCGGCTGCAATGGCGGTTGAAGTTTTTCATAACTTTTCGCTTGTTCATGATGATATTATGGACGATGCTCCATTAAGAAGAGGACAAATTACTGTGCACGAAAAATGGGATTTAAACACTGGAATCCTTTCTGGAGACGCCATGCTTATTTTGGCTTATCAATATTTTGAACAATACGAGCCAGTTGTTTTTAGAAACCTTGCCAAATTATTCAGTAAAACAGCGCTTGAAGTTTGCGAAGGACAGCAATGGGATGTAGATTTTGAGACTCGTAAAGATGTTACGATTCCTCAATATCTTAAAATGATTGAATATAAAACAGCTGTTTTGGTTGCTGCAGCCATGAAAATGGGCGCAATTGTGGCTAAAACTTCTGAAAAAGAAGCAGATCTAATTTATGATTTCGGATTAAATTTAGGATTAGCTTTCCAACTTCAAGATGATTATTTGGACGCTTTTGGAGATCCTGAAACTTTCGGAAAACAAGTTGGTGGCGATATTATAGAAAACAAAAAAACCTATTTATATCTAAAGGCTTTAGAGTTTTCTACTGAGGATAAAGCTTCTGAATTAGAAAAATTATTCACGTTACAATTAGAAGATAATTCAGAAAAAATAGAAACGGCAAAAACTATTTTTAACGAATCTGGAGCATCACGCGCCACGCAAGAAGCTATTGAAATGTACACTTTAAAAGCCTTTGAAACCTTAGAAAAAATGGATATTAATTCTGAAAAAAAGGATATTCTAAGAACATTTGGCGAGAATTTAATGGGCCGTAAAGTTTAG
- a CDS encoding YceI family protein yields the protein MKTKWTLDSSQSDVLLKMRRSRTAYLGGDSNKFDGYVNIEDNEIEDASVEFSLDINNKNESFQSIDAYLQLQDFFEEDEHPIISFKSTSFQKVNQNINFFKGDLTIKDITRVVELDAEFLGENIYNGEKKVAFEIKGNIKREDFGLDYSSFNHASGAALGKDIKLIANLEFSI from the coding sequence ATGAAAACAAAATGGACCTTAGATTCTAGCCAATCAGATGTTTTATTGAAAATGAGACGATCAAGAACTGCTTATTTGGGAGGAGACTCAAATAAATTTGATGGGTATGTAAATATTGAAGATAATGAGATTGAAGATGCTTCTGTAGAATTCTCATTAGATATCAATAATAAAAATGAAAGTTTCCAATCTATAGATGCTTATTTACAGCTTCAGGATTTTTTTGAAGAAGATGAGCATCCAATTATCAGTTTCAAATCGACATCGTTTCAAAAAGTAAATCAGAACATCAATTTTTTCAAAGGAGATTTAACTATAAAAGATATTACAAGAGTAGTTGAATTGGATGCTGAATTTCTAGGGGAAAATATTTATAACGGAGAAAAGAAAGTAGCTTTTGAAATCAAAGGAAATATCAAACGTGAAGACTTTGGTTTAGATTACAGTTCTTTCAACCACGCTTCGGGTGCTGCTTTAGGCAAAGACATTAAACTTATAGCAAATTTAGAATTTAGCATATAA
- a CDS encoding TetR/AcrR family transcriptional regulator — protein sequence MKEKIIAKASELFLKLGFKSVTMDDIAGEMCISKKTIYKYFCNKEVLIEESTSLVHGQVHEIMDTIIAKNFNAIHENFEIREMFRDMFKNNIDTSPIYQLKKHYPEIYQNILSFEIDQCTQMFRENIEKGIREGLYRSDLNIEVYVKFYYTLVFHINENTVSESEAQRIELEALEYHTRAMATLKGVEELEKQLKRINN from the coding sequence ATGAAAGAGAAGATTATAGCAAAAGCAAGCGAGTTGTTTTTAAAGCTTGGTTTTAAGAGTGTTACAATGGACGATATTGCAGGCGAAATGTGTATTTCGAAAAAAACGATTTACAAGTATTTCTGCAATAAAGAAGTCTTAATTGAGGAGAGCACTTCGCTGGTTCATGGCCAGGTACACGAAATCATGGATACCATTATTGCAAAGAATTTTAATGCTATTCATGAAAATTTTGAGATTAGAGAAATGTTCCGCGACATGTTTAAAAATAACATTGATACTTCTCCAATTTATCAACTCAAAAAGCATTACCCTGAGATTTATCAAAATATTCTTTCATTTGAAATTGATCAATGTACACAGATGTTTAGAGAAAATATTGAAAAGGGAATTCGTGAAGGTCTTTACAGAAGCGATTTGAATATAGAGGTTTATGTCAAGTTTTATTATACGCTAGTTTTTCATATAAACGAAAACACCGTTTCTGAAAGCGAAGCACAAAGAATTGAGCTGGAAGCATTAGAATATCATACTCGCGCAATGGCAACTTTAAAAGGAGTAGAAGAATTAGAAAAGCAGCTAAAAAGAATAAATAATTAA
- a CDS encoding TolC family protein: protein MKRILLIFLCTIGLTANAQTTLTLKDAVNYALQNKADAKKAKLQVENSEYQIQEIRSRALPQISANGSLTYNPVIQTTVIDGAGFGQPGTTIQAAFGQKWTSTAGLSLTQALFDQSVFTGLRAAKTTREFYQINDQLTEEQVIERVANNYYSVYVQKERLILLDSNYVNTEKVRDIVQGQFNNGLAKKIDLDRIIVKMSNIDTDRQQVKNQIELQENALKFYMGMPIETQIVMPKEEFEVVPAALTQEPNIENRTEYLLLKKQEELLVFNKKAVEAGYYPTLSLSAGYNYIGQGPEMPWFAKPEKGVYWSDFSAVALNLHVPIFTGFGTRAKVRQADVQIRELQEDIKDTKLSLDLDYRNAMAQINNNLVTIENQRENMRLALEILGNTKNNYLQGLASLTDLLDAENASLEAQNNFTRAVLNYKIAEISLIKSKGELKSLTK from the coding sequence ATGAAAAGAATCCTTCTTATATTTTTGTGCACCATTGGCTTGACTGCCAACGCACAAACCACTTTAACCCTGAAAGACGCGGTCAATTATGCGCTTCAAAATAAAGCCGATGCTAAAAAAGCAAAGCTTCAGGTAGAGAATAGTGAGTATCAGATTCAGGAAATACGTTCGAGAGCTTTGCCACAAATTAGTGCAAACGGAAGTTTAACGTATAATCCGGTAATTCAGACTACAGTTATCGATGGTGCAGGTTTTGGGCAGCCAGGAACTACAATTCAGGCAGCATTTGGACAGAAATGGACTTCAACTGCAGGGCTTTCTTTAACTCAGGCATTATTTGATCAATCTGTTTTTACGGGTTTGAGAGCTGCAAAAACGACTCGTGAGTTTTATCAGATAAATGATCAATTGACAGAAGAGCAAGTTATTGAACGAGTTGCAAATAACTATTATTCAGTTTATGTACAAAAAGAAAGACTTATTCTATTAGATAGTAACTATGTAAATACAGAAAAAGTTCGTGATATTGTTCAAGGGCAGTTTAATAATGGTTTAGCTAAAAAAATTGACTTAGACCGTATTATCGTAAAAATGTCTAACATTGATACAGATCGTCAACAGGTTAAAAATCAGATCGAATTACAGGAAAATGCATTAAAGTTTTATATGGGTATGCCTATCGAAACTCAAATCGTTATGCCAAAAGAAGAATTTGAAGTTGTGCCAGCTGCTTTAACACAAGAGCCAAATATTGAAAATAGAACAGAATATTTGCTTTTGAAGAAACAAGAAGAACTTTTAGTATTCAATAAAAAAGCGGTTGAAGCAGGTTATTATCCTACACTTTCATTGTCTGCAGGTTACAATTACATCGGACAAGGACCTGAAATGCCTTGGTTTGCAAAACCAGAAAAAGGAGTTTACTGGTCAGATTTCTCAGCTGTTGCTTTAAACTTACACGTGCCAATCTTTACAGGTTTCGGAACTCGTGCAAAAGTACGACAGGCAGATGTTCAAATCAGAGAGTTGCAAGAAGACATTAAAGACACAAAACTTTCTCTTGATTTAGATTATAGAAATGCAATGGCTCAGATTAATAATAATCTTGTGACTATTGAAAATCAGAGAGAAAATATGCGTTTGGCGTTAGAAATCTTAGGAAATACCAAAAACAATTACCTTCAAGGTTTAGCATCTTTAACCGATTTGCTTGATGCAGAAAACGCATCACTTGAAGCTCAAAATAATTTTACAAGAGCAGTTTTAAATTATAAAATTGCCGAAATATCTCTAATCAAATCGAAAGGCGAACTTAAATCTCTTACTAAATAA
- a CDS encoding efflux RND transporter periplasmic adaptor subunit, giving the protein MKKIIITVVIIIVAFFGVSYILNKNKAENEAKTAIVAEKNAAVSVKVATVKTEDVNLGFTANGNFAPIQELTFSAEKSGKVISVLVKEGDYVRVGQTLLTVRGDVINVNAQAAEAAYQNAKSDYVRYENAFKTGGVTKQQLDQAKLALTNAQSNYTQAKINVGDTRVKAPINGYINKKYIEPGSILAGMPATALFDIVNVSKLKLTVTVNETQVASLKLGQTVDITASVYPDKSFSGKITFIAAKADASLNFPVEIEITNNANNDLKAGMYGTANFGAKSQKQNLKVVPRNAFVGSVSSNEIFVVENGVAKLRKVVAGRILGDKVEIINGLNDGETVIVTGQINLQDGNTVEIIK; this is encoded by the coding sequence ATGAAGAAAATAATTATAACAGTCGTAATCATAATTGTAGCTTTTTTTGGAGTTAGCTACATTTTAAATAAGAACAAAGCAGAAAACGAAGCGAAAACTGCCATTGTAGCAGAAAAAAACGCAGCAGTTTCTGTAAAAGTGGCTACAGTAAAAACAGAAGATGTTAACTTAGGTTTTACTGCAAACGGAAACTTCGCACCAATTCAAGAATTGACTTTCTCTGCTGAAAAATCTGGAAAAGTAATTAGTGTTTTAGTTAAAGAAGGTGACTATGTAAGAGTAGGTCAAACTCTTTTAACAGTAAGAGGTGATGTTATCAATGTAAATGCTCAAGCAGCTGAAGCAGCATATCAAAACGCAAAATCTGATTATGTTAGATATGAAAATGCTTTCAAAACAGGCGGTGTTACAAAACAGCAATTAGATCAAGCAAAATTAGCTTTAACTAATGCTCAATCTAACTATACTCAAGCAAAAATCAATGTTGGAGATACAAGAGTAAAAGCGCCAATTAATGGATACATCAATAAAAAATATATCGAACCAGGATCTATTTTAGCTGGAATGCCTGCAACTGCTTTATTTGATATTGTAAATGTTTCTAAATTAAAATTGACAGTTACAGTAAACGAAACTCAAGTTGCTAGTTTAAAATTAGGACAAACTGTAGACATTACAGCAAGTGTTTATCCTGATAAATCATTTAGCGGAAAAATTACTTTCATCGCTGCAAAAGCAGATGCGTCTTTAAATTTCCCTGTAGAAATTGAAATTACAAACAATGCTAATAACGACTTAAAAGCAGGTATGTACGGAACGGCAAACTTTGGTGCTAAGAGCCAAAAACAAAACTTGAAAGTGGTTCCTAGAAATGCATTTGTTGGTAGCGTGAGCAGTAACGAGATTTTTGTTGTAGAAAACGGTGTTGCTAAATTAAGAAAAGTAGTAGCAGGAAGAATTTTAGGAGATAAAGTTGAAATCATCAATGGTTTAAATGACGGAGAAACTGTAATTGTTACGGGTCAAATCAACTTACAAGACGGAAATACAGTAGAAATTATTAAATAA
- a CDS encoding efflux RND transporter permease subunit yields MKLAEISIKRPSLVIVLFTILTLGGLFSYSQLGYELIPKFETNVITVSTVYPGASPSEVENTVTKKIEDAIASLENIKKIDSKSYESLSIVSITLTSNANVDISMNDAQRKINAILSDLPDDADPPSLTKFSLSDLPIMTLGANGKMDEAAFYDLIDKKIAPVLSRVQGVAQVNIIGGQEREIQVNLDAVKMQGYGLSVPQVQQTILSSNLDFPTGNIQTRNQKILIRLAGKYKNVDELRNLVVSSQNGIQIRLGEIADVQDTQKIAEKIARVDQKSAIVLQIVKQSDANAVAVSEQLIKTIKTLESDYKSAQLKLEVAKDSTVFTLEAADSVVHDLLIAVILVAFVMLFFLHSIRNSLIVMVSIPASLIATFIGIYLLGYTLNLMSLLGLSLVVGILVDDAIVVLENIYRHMEMGKSRIRAAYDGTAEIGATVTSITLVIVVVFLPIAMSTGLVSNIITQFCVTVIISTMFSLLASFTIIPWLSSRFGKLEHIEGKNLFGKIILGFESYLTRFTNWVSNLLNWCLDHYIKTMGVILVMFFGTIFWLMGGGYIGGEFFASSDSGEFLVQIEMPKDASLEQTNFMTQKAEAFLKGEKYVFSQITTVGQTSEGLGAAQATAYKAEIDVKMIDQKDRTDDANVYAAKVKRKLEKVLVGAKVKTVPVGILGTAEDATLGLIVTGPNVESAMKFAKLAEAELRTIPGTTEIKLTVEDGNPEINVQVDRDKMAALGLTLQTVGLTMQTAYSGNTDGKFRAGEYEYDINIKYNEFDRKNITDVSNLIFINNAGQQIKLNQFATITEGSGPSKLERRDKTASVTVQGQNVGVPAGTIVQQWQAKLDKLQKPTGVNYIWGGDQENQSEGFGTLGIALLAAIILVYLVMVGLYDSFVHPFVVLFAIPLSFIGVLFALALTNNTLNIFTILGVIMLIGLVCKNAIMLVDYTNQRRAAGESIRNALIQANHARLRPILMTTIAMVFGMFPIALASGAGAEWKNGLAWVIIGGLISSLFLTLIVVPVIYDIMEKIIRKFSKGEKIDYEAEMHADYTPTELSEDGFNPKHTH; encoded by the coding sequence ATGAAATTAGCCGAAATATCCATAAAACGTCCGTCGTTGGTAATTGTTTTGTTTACAATTCTGACACTAGGTGGATTGTTCAGTTACAGCCAATTAGGCTACGAGCTGATCCCAAAATTCGAAACCAACGTAATTACGGTTTCAACTGTATATCCTGGAGCTTCTCCAAGTGAGGTTGAAAATACAGTGACAAAGAAAATTGAAGATGCGATTGCGTCTCTTGAAAATATCAAAAAAATCGATTCGAAATCTTATGAGAGTCTTTCGATTGTATCGATCACATTGACGTCAAACGCAAATGTTGATATTTCGATGAATGATGCTCAACGTAAAATCAATGCGATTTTGAGTGACTTGCCAGATGATGCAGATCCGCCGTCATTGACTAAATTCTCTTTGAGTGATTTACCAATTATGACGCTTGGTGCAAATGGAAAAATGGACGAAGCAGCGTTTTACGATTTGATCGATAAAAAGATTGCTCCAGTTTTATCTCGTGTACAAGGGGTTGCTCAGGTAAACATTATTGGTGGTCAAGAGCGTGAGATTCAAGTAAACCTTGATGCAGTAAAAATGCAAGGTTACGGACTTTCTGTTCCGCAAGTTCAGCAGACAATCTTGAGTTCAAACTTAGATTTCCCAACAGGTAATATTCAAACTCGTAACCAAAAAATCTTAATTCGTTTAGCGGGTAAATATAAAAATGTTGACGAATTAAGAAACTTAGTGGTTTCTTCTCAAAACGGAATTCAAATTCGTTTAGGAGAAATTGCAGATGTTCAGGATACACAAAAAATCGCAGAGAAAATTGCGCGTGTAGATCAAAAAAGTGCTATTGTACTTCAAATTGTAAAACAATCAGATGCCAATGCCGTAGCGGTAAGTGAGCAGTTGATTAAAACAATTAAAACATTAGAGAGCGATTATAAATCGGCTCAATTAAAATTAGAAGTAGCAAAAGACAGTACTGTCTTTACTCTTGAAGCAGCAGATTCTGTTGTACACGATTTATTAATTGCGGTTATTCTGGTAGCATTCGTAATGTTGTTCTTCTTGCACAGTATTAGAAACTCATTAATCGTAATGGTATCTATTCCAGCATCTTTGATTGCAACATTTATTGGAATTTATTTGTTAGGTTACACGCTTAACTTAATGTCTTTACTTGGTTTATCTCTTGTGGTTGGTATTCTTGTGGATGACGCGATTGTGGTACTAGAGAATATTTATCGACACATGGAGATGGGTAAAAGCCGAATTCGTGCCGCTTATGATGGAACTGCCGAAATTGGTGCAACAGTAACTTCGATTACATTAGTAATTGTGGTGGTGTTCTTACCGATTGCGATGAGTACAGGATTAGTATCGAACATTATTACACAGTTCTGTGTTACGGTAATTATTTCTACAATGTTCTCGTTGTTGGCTTCGTTTACCATTATTCCGTGGTTATCTTCTCGTTTTGGAAAACTAGAGCATATTGAAGGTAAAAATCTTTTCGGAAAAATCATTCTTGGTTTCGAAAGCTATTTGACTCGTTTTACAAACTGGGTATCAAACTTGCTTAACTGGTGTTTAGATCACTACATTAAAACAATGGGAGTTATCCTTGTAATGTTTTTTGGTACAATCTTCTGGTTAATGGGAGGTGGATATATTGGAGGAGAGTTCTTCGCATCATCTGATAGTGGTGAGTTCTTAGTGCAAATCGAGATGCCAAAAGATGCTTCGTTAGAGCAAACTAACTTTATGACGCAAAAAGCAGAAGCTTTCTTAAAAGGAGAGAAATATGTTTTCAGTCAAATTACTACAGTTGGTCAAACCAGTGAAGGTTTAGGAGCGGCTCAGGCAACTGCGTACAAAGCGGAGATTGACGTTAAAATGATCGATCAAAAAGATCGTACAGATGATGCCAATGTATACGCTGCAAAAGTGAAACGTAAACTGGAAAAAGTTTTAGTTGGTGCAAAAGTAAAAACAGTTCCTGTAGGTATCTTAGGTACTGCTGAGGATGCAACTTTAGGTTTGATCGTAACAGGTCCGAACGTAGAAAGCGCCATGAAATTTGCTAAACTTGCCGAAGCAGAATTGCGTACTATTCCTGGAACAACTGAGATTAAATTAACAGTTGAGGACGGAAACCCTGAGATCAACGTTCAGGTTGACAGAGATAAAATGGCTGCGTTAGGATTAACACTTCAAACAGTTGGTTTGACCATGCAGACAGCTTATAGTGGTAATACGGATGGTAAATTTAGAGCTGGTGAATACGAGTATGACATCAACATTAAATACAACGAATTTGATAGAAAAAACATCACAGACGTTAGTAATTTGATTTTCATCAACAATGCAGGCCAGCAAATTAAATTAAACCAATTCGCAACAATTACAGAAGGTTCAGGACCAAGTAAACTAGAGCGTAGAGATAAAACAGCTTCTGTAACCGTACAAGGTCAGAACGTTGGGGTTCCAGCAGGAACAATCGTTCAGCAATGGCAAGCAAAATTAGATAAATTGCAAAAACCAACAGGAGTTAATTACATCTGGGGTGGTGACCAAGAGAACCAATCAGAAGGATTTGGTACTTTAGGAATCGCATTATTAGCCGCTATTATTTTGGTTTACCTTGTAATGGTTGGATTATATGACAGTTTCGTTCACCCGTTTGTCGTATTATTTGCTATCCCACTTTCGTTCATTGGAGTTTTATTTGCACTGGCATTAACAAACAATACATTGAATATCTTTACCATCTTAGGGGTGATCATGTTGATTGGTCTGGTGTGTAAGAATGCGATCATGCTTGTCGATTATACCAATCAGCGTAGGGCAGCTGGGGAATCTATCAGAAATGCCTTGATTCAAGCAAACCATGCACGTTTACGTCCGATCTTGATGACAACAATTGCGATGGTATTTGGTATGTTCCCAATTGCATTAGCATCTGGAGCAGGAGCAGAATGGAAAAACGGATTGGCATGGGTAATTATTGGAGGTTTGATTTCTTCATTATTCCTTACGTTAATTGTGGTTCCTGTTATCTATGATATTATGGAGAAAATCATTAGAAAATTCTCTAAAGGTGAAAAAATCGACTACGAAGCAGAAATGCATGCTGATTATACACCAACAGAATTAAGTGAAGATGGTTTTAATCCGAAACATACTCATTAA